One segment of Scomber scombrus chromosome 3, fScoSco1.1, whole genome shotgun sequence DNA contains the following:
- the LOC133977881 gene encoding olfactory receptor class A-like protein 1 → MPSEEFVRGMLYLSLTVVGVPGNTAVILAFLLLLYNENRLLPADAIVLHLACANLLVVGVRCLLETLASFHLANIFGDIGCKAVIFVYRTSRSLSIWLTFVLSAYQCLCIAPPGSYWASGRALVARYLGFLFLFLWVLNTCMSSAAIVFSFGTQNDSSLTNHGINVQYCYVYFPSKLSKEANGAAQVGRDVVPMALMTLASLIILVFLYKHSQQVKGLRSSSGGSGGSGGAEQRAAKAVVALVTLYVVLYGVDNGLWVYTLTVRKTMRSSLISDLRIFFSSLYAALSPVVIIASNRKVNGRLRCVMQEKPVQEKATSVSTM, encoded by the coding sequence ATGCCATCTGAGGAGTTTGTCCGTGGGATGCTCTATCTCTCCCTCACTGTTGTGGGAGTCCCGGGTAACACGGCTGTCATCCTGGCATTCCTCCTCTTGCTCTACAACGAGAACCGGCTCCTCCCAGCTGATGCCATAGTGCTGCACCTGGCCTGTGCCAACCTGCTGGTGGTGGGTGTACGCTGTTTGCTGGAGACCCTGGCTTCTTTCCACCTGGCCAACATCTTTGGAGACATTGGCTGCAAAGCTGTGATCTTTGTCTACCGAACATCACGTTCCCTCTCTATTTGGCTCACCTTTGTCCTGAGCGCCTACCAGTGCCTGTGCATCGCCCCTCCTGGATCATACTGGGCTTCTGGCCGTGCCTTGGTAGCCCGCTATTTGGGCTTCttgttcctcttcctctggGTCCTCAACACCTGCATGAGCTCAGCAGCCATAGTCTTCTCCTTTGGCACCCAGAATGACTCCAGCCTAACAAATCATGGCATCAATGTACAATATTGCTACGTGTACTTCCCTTCTAAGTTGTCCAAAGAAGCCAACGGGGCAGCCCAGGTGGGCAGAGACGTTGTACCCATGGCTCTCATGACCCTAGCCAGTCTGATCATCCTGGTCTTTCTTTACAAGCACAGCCAGCAGGTGAAGGGACTCCGCAGCAGCAGTGGTGGCAGTGGGGGAAGTGGTGGGGCTGAGCAACGAGCTGCCAAAGCAGTGGTAGCGCTTGTTACTTTGTATGTGGTTCTCTACGGGGTAGATAATGGGCTTTGGGTGTACACTCTCACTGTGAGAAAGACCATGAGGTCCTCACTGATCTCTGACCTGCGTATATTCTTCTCCTCACTCTATGCAGCACTAAGCCCTGTGGTTATCATTGCATCTAACAGGAAGGTGAATGGCAGATTGAGGTGTGTAATGCAGGAGAAGCCTGTTCAGGAGAAAGCGACAAGTGTCTCTACTATGTGA